The sequence below is a genomic window from Oncorhynchus nerka isolate Pitt River linkage group LG7, Oner_Uvic_2.0, whole genome shotgun sequence.
ATTCCTTATTCCTTCTTGCAATTAAATCGAGTTAAGGAGGAAATCAATGCATTTGCATCCGGATTGGAGAATGTTTGATGTACGAACTGCTCCACTGGGGGATATGCATACACTATATAGACAGCTGCATGCGTTTGCTTTGGACGGTACGATGAAACGACTCATATCGCCACCTGTCGGCCTTTAAACTATTAGTTACACTGATATCCTAGGTCGGTTTTAAGTAGATTGGTAGAGATATATGTTCCTAGCAGAGGCAACAAAGATACTGTTAACTAAGGGGCAACCTCAGGTGTTTGGAACGCCAGAGAACCTTTGGAGCTCATATAAATCTTGTGCACGGAAGGCAGGGCACTTCCTGTTTTTTCCTCCGTTTGTTCCTTGCTTGCCAAAGATCTTTCTAGATTAAGTAATGAGGGAAACGGGCACCCACCCAACCAGGAGGTCTGCACGTATGGTAATTTCCATATGAATACCCGGAACATCGAAACCAAATGGTTTTGTAGTTTAACGATGGACTCGACACGTTAAGTGTGAATCGCGAGACACATCCTCCTTGGGGGTGTACTGCCAACTAACCCCACGCTCGCAAGGATAACTAGTTACCTAACTATCTACAATCAACTACGACTTGCTGTTGTGAATGGTGtcccctagctaacgttagcgtgcCAGACAATCAAAAAGAGGACTGTTCTCTGAAAATTCTTTCCTCGACCACGAAAGGGGTGAGTTGAAATTATCATGGTTGTTTCTAAACGTTACCTCGCTAGCTAACTAAATTAGCAAGCTTATTACTAGCTAAATCAAGCCACCAAATATGTGAAACAACGCTAATCCTTGGACCTACCTACACACAAATGCACTAGACTACAcaatccccccccccaccccacaatcccccccaccccaccccacaatcCCCTGGTGTCTCCCACATACACTACAGTAAAGTAGCCTAGTGTCTGCctactacctagctagctagcattatatTCTGAATCTGACAGAATCGAGAGGATTTTCATGAGTATAGCTAGCTAATGAATCCATGTTACTTTGCAATTCTAGCTCAATAACGGTGATTGTGACTTGACGGGTTAATTTACCATTTTTATTCCATTTTGGTCATTTTACTATTACTGTCAGTTGATTTTTTTTGTTAGAAAAATCTCCAAATGAATAGATATGATTGCAATACCGTCAATACCAGATCAATATCGCCATCTGCCGGCCTTTTGCCTAGGATTGCATCTCTTCAACTGCAGAAAATCTTTCAGATTTCTCGTGCGCCAGAGTAACGGTACTTATCTGCTTTGGGATTTCCATACTGAAAACTTTATACAAGGTTCTTGATACAACCATTTGCTGTTTATTGTTCATCGAAATACAACATTTTAACAATTAAACTAAGGACACGACTGATCATTGTAATCGACATAGCAAAGGCTTACTACGTTAAATCTAGACCATTAGATAAGACCCTAGACATGCTTATGTAAGTCAAGGGGCTGCCAGCAGCGCTTATTAACGTAAATCACACCAGCCTGTTAATGAACTGCTATTTCATCCTATTGAGCCACATCCCTCCTCAACTCCCAGCTTTCACTCCCATTATCCTgtgctctcttcctctgtgtctgCCATCATTCCTCAGTTGTATTAATTACTGTTGGAGGCATCCAAGCAGCAGGGCGTCCTGCAGCCCCATAAATCATTTATTAAACATTCAGCTGTATAGAGCTCATACAGTGTAGTGCTCACAATCCAATCTTCCATAATGGTTAATTTGGCCCATTGAAGTTGTTTAGTGTCATATCTATTAGACATTATGTTTATTGATACTGGAGTCTCGCTTGAATTCAGAGACTTTGGCTAAATGGGTGACTGTTGTCAATTACTGCTGTCTTGAATGGCAAAATAGAATGGCAGTATTTTGTGAAAGGAGTTTCTGCTGTAAGACAAAGACGATACTATAGTCAATCAGTTTCTTCAGGATAACAGCAGCATGTCGTTCAGTGGTGGAGTTTATACACTCCCACTTCTAGTCAACCACAAAAGAGCTTTGATTTAGCAGATAATAGCTAATCGATGCTTGCCTCAGTGTTTTTCTTGACAGTGCTTTTGCTTGTGTACAAATCCCGAAGCAGCTATAAGTCAATTCATTATGTAGCATCGTCCTTGGTAACAGATTGTCACTGGATTTATGCAGCGGCCAGAGATGTTTATAGTACAACTTTTCTGTGAGGTTCCTGACTTATTGGGTTTCAATGAACAGTTTGTTCACTTTATGGGAGTGACACCCTCCGTCATCTCTCAACATTGATTCACCTACGGGTTGTTCTGATACAATATGCCCGATGAGGTGTGGTTTATGGCcactataccacggctaagggctgttcttaggcacgacacaaCACAGTATATACCATAAACCCTGAGGTACCTCATTGCTAATAATTAGAGCTGTAAAAAATAAATTTGATGTCATacacgtggtatacggtctgatataccacggctgtcagccaatcagcattcagggctcgaaccacccagtttataaatcgTATGTCAACAACGTTTGGACATCGCCCAACACTAATGTCATTGGTACCtcattgttttttaaaatgttgattTAACTGACTAATAAaggttaacaaattcttattttacaatgacggcctaacccggaTAAACGCTCCCCTAACGCAGACGACGCTGTTAAGGATGCCCGAATAGTGGGCTTTTACAAACATGATATAAAAACGGTTTTTGGCAGGAATATGTCAGTTGCATCAGGGTTCCCCGTAAGCCGATTTGGCTAAAACTCAATTAAGCTAGTATGGCTAATCATAAAAGTGAGATTACACAGAAAATACCAGTGAATTGACCATGTGGATGGATGaaagccactgtgcttctacatctgcattgcttgcactttggggttttatgctggTATCTGTATGAGCACTTTGTGacctgctgatgtaaaaaagagctttataaaacacatttgattgattttaatacatttgaaaggCAGTGGTGTTTATTTTAGGAATACTCAGCTGTTTTTAACTTGTAAGGCTGTTTCTTAATATGTTTGGACATATAGGCAATTTTTATTACCCTGACTTCCTGTTTCTAGTGAATGTGGGCCAAAACTGACCCCAGGGACATTTTGACCAGGGTAATTGAATTAAAGACTTCAGAATATTTAAACAGACTTCATAAACTCTCCCCCGCCGTCTCTTCCCTCACTCCCTTTGTCCGTTATCGTCTGTTTGCACAGACGATTGATTTGCATGTCAAAGCTGATACGTCGCCACGGTTCAGATAAGTTTATATTAAAAGACGGCACATTATCTAGGTGTCTAgccttttattttttaaatattttttttacagtccACAACGCCACGTTCAAACATAACAGAAAAGAGACCACATTCCAACAATACTGTCTGCACAGACAATGAAACATTGACGCCTcacttccttctctcttctctatacACCTGTAGTTTGTCACTTCCCCCTCTATATATTTACACTATAACTCATACCAACGACACAGGAAATGCGATGAAACATTGGCACGTCAGACATCACTTCATTGACACACCTGTATCTGTAGCCTATCCCTAACCGTCCCAAACCCTTCTCTTCCCGCAGCATGCGGCGAGAGCTGCGGCCGCTCTAGAATGAGGAAGAGCCAGGCAAACCGTTGCAGGGACATCGAGAGGCAAGCCGGCTACCTGCAGCCCGAGCACTGCGCCCCTCCCCCAACCCTCCCCCACTCCGACACCATGTGGTTCATCCGCGACTGCTGCGGCATCGTATGCGGCGTCATCACCTGGTGTCTGGTGTTCTATGCCGAGTTCGTGGTGCTCTTTGTCGTGCTGCTGCCTGCCAAGAACCTGCTCTATAGTCTAATCAACGGTGCACTGTTCAGTGTCCTCGCCTTCCTCGCCCTGGCCTCACACGCCCGGGCCATGTGCACAGACCCGGTTAGtctggctgtctctgtctgtcagtgatTCTGTAGCTTTCTTCCAATTGTCTCTCCTTCCCCcaaaagtgtgcacttgttcacgtCCCTTCACTGATTTAAAAGGAAATGACTGGAATTAAAAATCATATGGTGGACATTCCCactaccctgatgaagacagcttggctgtcgaaacgctggtaattacatttttgcatctgagctcctagagtgtgcggctctcttttattttcaagttttctactccgctagccagcaccacgtcttaataggtgtgcgtttctttttcttctaggaCATTCCCACTAGCCCATGcctccaccaatccaatgcttttagatttgtgggcagtagtgaacgagtgcacacttcaggagaaaggaGATGTTATTGAGTGGGGACTCAGGCGAAAACTGTCAAATGTTGAGCTTTCAATCTTGAAATAAGTTGTCTTCCCAAGAGAACCTGCTTGTAGAGAACTTGGAAACTGTGTATTGGTTTTCAGATATCAATGAATGCCCCTGTCCTAACCCGTGCCTCTCTCCCAGGGTGCGGTGCCTAAAGGGAACGCGACCAAGGAGTTTATAGAGAGCCTGCAGCTCAAGCCCGGTCAGGTGGTCTACAAATGTCCCAAGTGTTGCAGTATCAAGCCCGACAGAGCTCACCACTGCAGGTTCTGTACAGGACTGGTCTAGAGAGCCCAGTCCTAATTTCACTTGTTTTCTTCAAATGTTCTTTCCCACCAATGTTGTTCAGCCTCAGTCCTGCTGCATTACCTATACCCACTGGTACTTACTAGATGGCTAAGAAGGAGTTCCTCGGACTTTGAAGTGCTTTGAACCTAGTTTCAAGGGACGGAACTGGCTAAAAACAAAGTGGAATTAGGAAAAAGAAGCAACACTTGGTATTTATATTTGTATCAAAATAATGTCAATTGATGTGACATACAGGATGGTATCATGATATTTATACTATACGCTTGTTCCACCTTCGGAGAATGCCATGGTATCAGAGCACCTCTATTTAAGCATATTGCAGCCTTTGCAGCTCCATAGGGCAGATGATTGATCGATTGATGATGTCTCAGGGCCTAGTTAAGATATCTGAGGGTAGCAGACTGACAATATACGTCCCCTGACTCCCTTGTGTGATGGAGAGTACAATCCAGCTTAGAGGTTATTCCCGTCTCTCACCTCCAATGTATACATGGTgtttgtcccaaatggaaccctattccctatatagggctctggtcaacagtagagcactacatagggaatagagtgccatttgggatgcagacagtgtGTACTGTGCAACTAGGGGTGGTGtgggtctctcccctctctctctctgctgcgtTGGTGTGTGTTTTGAGTTGACTGATAATTAACTATGCATTCTGGCTGGTCTTCATGCACCCAGAAGGAGCAGCGTGTGTAGGTCACGGTTTGGACCATATTTCCAGGCCTCTTCTGTATGTGGCTATACCCTGCTTTCATGTCATCTCCTCGTGTGCGTGCTCCTCGCAGTGTGTGCAAACGCTGTATCAAGAAGATGGACCACCATTGCCCATGGGTAAACAACTGCGTAGGAGAGAAGAACCAGAAATTCTTTGTGCTTTTCACAGTGAGTGTGTAGCCTCGAGCGACTCCGACATGCTCCTATTACTCAAAACATACATTCACTCCACGCCGTTGTTCACTCCCTCACATGAGATGTAGCCTCGAGTGACTCCGACTTACATTCACTACACGCCGTTATTCACTCTCTCACATGAGATGTTGCTGGTGTCCAAGCATTCAAACCTTTTAGTTAACGCTGACTAATTCAACTATCCATCTCCTCCTACAAAACCTGTAAACTTTCCCTCACATTCACCAATACATCACATTATTCAAAATCTTGACAAAATAAGAGTACTGCACGGTTAAATAATGTAATGCTACTACGATATTCTTTGTCTCCCTTCAGATGTACATTGCACTGATATCCCTCCATGCCCTGGTCATGGTTGCCTTTCATTTTATCTTCTGCTTTGAGTCGGACTGGACGAGTGAGTACCATGCTGTTTTCCGCTATGTATTAGCATGCTATGCCAAATCCACCATACTGTTTTTAACATTGTGGCAAGTCTGCAACAGAGAAACACATTTAATGGATTTGGTGTTGTGGTTTCCATTTGTAACTATTTATTTCCATTTCTTCAAGTGTCATGTTGTCTTCCTCTCCAGTACCCAGATTGTTCTCATTTCACATCCTTTGATTGGCTTACTTTGTTAGAGCATGACTTAATTGGTCAATTTACCTGATACATACAAGATTTCAACTTTTGGCTCACCTTTCCTTGAGTCTTAAGAGTCTTAAGATAATACTTACCTGATGAGAGGGAATCCAGCCCACCTGTCCTCAGCTTCCAGACCATCAGTGCCCTCCAGTTTAaacctttctctcccttctcctccctccctcggcCCTCCCAAGAGTGCAGTACATTCTCTCCTCCAGCGACcgtcatcctcctcatcctcctctgctTTGAGGGACTCCTCTTCCTCATTTTTACCTCAGTGATGTTTGGGACCCAGGTCCATTCCATCTGTGCCGATGAGACAGTAAGTGAACTGAACACCACCACCAGCATCCCTTTGCTCCCAttcactccctcactcactcagtgCTCCTCTCTACCTTCTGAACTGTCGCTGTTTAGCAGGGTTGGGTGTCaatttcaattcaggaagtaaactggaATTAGAATTTCAGTTGACTTCCTgagtttaaatggaattgaccccaaccccgcTGCTTAGTGCTTAGATTCATATTGCCTGTAGCTTTATTTGAGGGTCTTAAGAGAACTGTCCCGAAGAAGTATACGGTAAATAGCCAGGATTATGTTGCTGATGTTTTTTGGATCTTATCTACAGGGCATAGAGCAGTtgaaaaaggaggagaggagatgggctaaAAGGACAAGGTGGATGAACATGAGGGTGGTATTTGGCCATCCGTTCTCTATAGCCTGGCTAAGTCCCTTTGCAACACCTGACCACGGGAAGGCAGACTATTACCAGTACGTTGTCTGAGACGGGAAGCCATGCTCCAGCACCCGTGCTACCAGCTTGTCTTTCAGAGTGCGGACTGATGACGCGTACGGGGCGATAGTCTTCCCACCGCCTGGCTTCACTGAGCATGAACTGTTATGACCCTTTCTTCTTTTCTGTTTTTGGTCATTTTTCTTCTttgtgaaaaaaatatttttttctgctTGTTTTGAATACCTGCCACACATTTGGATATCTGTATGAAGTAATATCTATTTCCCTTCTGTTTACGATCACTGCCAAGCCCTACAAAACCATGAACTGTAAAATGCCCCTCTGCTTTTCTCACGTTTTACCATTGAAGAAAGCACTTACTGATGTAACCTGGCCAGAGCCTGTATCTGAGCTGACTAAAAACTGGGTTTTGCCTTTGGGATAGAAACGGAAATGGAAATGCTCTTAAACCCAAGTATTTCCTGTATTTTGTCATTTCCTGTTTAAGGACTAGGCTTAAACGAAGCAAACGCATGAGCTGAATTCATATGGTTTTCGTCCCCTGAAAAGCCAATCAGTTCCGAAAGGCAGATTTTGTCTTCCAATGTAGCAGTACCTCTGCCTTTCCATAATGTAGCCTATATGGTGTAAGCTATAGCTTTGGTGCCAGCGCCACACTGTTGGAGTACTAACGGCCCACAAGGCATTACGTTTGCGGTTTAGAACAGCCAAATCTTTTCCTGCAAGCTGCAGATTCGTTGCCTTATAAGACAATTGAAATTGGGTAAAGAGATTTTTGTAATCTCAAGTTTAAGTTGAATAGGGTATTTGCTTCCTGCACATGTCTATGTGCAGGACGGGTCCCCTCCAAGGACAGGCTGAAATGAGATTGGGAACAACAATGAATTAAAAGTCCAACTGTGGAACCGGCTGGTGGCCGTGGATGGTTCTGTTGTTCCACTGTGTGGCATGATGTCTTACTGGTTGGTGTATGTGACAACTGTTTCTATAGAAAAATGATCACGATGCCCTCTGAGATTTTTCAATTGGTCACCCAATAACCTAACTGGTCAATGAAATGTACATATTATTTTCAACTTTTGTTTTTAACAGAAGCATGCACCTAAGTGTAATTCCCTGTGTTCACTGAATGGAATTTGTAAATGTCATGTCAAAAACAGGTTATCGGCTTGACATTCTGTTTATGAATCTGGCACAGTTAAGCTTTGTGGAGCAAACATTGGTGATGCAATTTAGGCCAGTGGAACATGTGCATTGAAGACTGAAAGACCATACTTCCTAGTCCTTTTTTAAAAAGTCACCATTGTGTACAATGCTAGCTAATTCAAACTTAGACACAGACCGGTCTCCTAGATACATAGCAGTCGAAGTAGATTGCCTAATTGCCCCGAGGCATCGATTGCAAACAATCAAGAGAAAATTATTACACAATCAATTGTGTTCACGAGCCTTACTGTAGAAAGAACATGGGCTGTTGGTGACGAATAGAACGGCTAtggcttgtgtcccaaatggcactctgttcccaatagagtgcactacttttgaccaggcccacAGGGCTGTAGTCAAAAGTAAtgtactgtgtagggaatagagtgccatttgagacagcTTAATTTATGTGGAATATATTTGCTGACATGTTCTCTGGTTTTACGACCCTCACTGTATGAACAATGGTTATGTATTCATCAAACTAAATTGTTTGCTAATTAAATTTAGAATAGAGTGCATTGGCAAGGCATAGATGCCATTTCAAGTGTGTATGGACCACGTTTGTAGATTTGTGCTATATTATAAAGAATCAATTAAGATTGAATGTAATGCTACTTTTAGTGACTTGTATTGTAATAGTCACCTTTTCTAAGTAGTTTCTTTTTTTACCGAATGGGTGACTTTTTAAAGTTTAAGATGCTTCAATCAAATCTACTACTGTCTCTTTCTGATTTGATGCCCATTTTTTCTTTTAAAGTGGTACACTCTAACCTACCTACATCTCAATACTGCCATCTTCTGCTTGAACTGATGAACCCTTATTATCTCTGTAGTGACTATCAAATACTGTGGTTTTTAAAAGTTGACTATCTCATCAGAATGAATGCTTCTCCAACCAGACTGATTTATTTTATAATTTAAAATGTGCTTTTTCAGCTCATTCCAGTTTGCCTTTCCAACTAATTATCAGCTGATCATGTACAATATCAGTATGCCTCACAGGCATGTATTAATAATTTGTAGATCTGTGTACTGGAGTGGGAAGTTCTTGAATCTGATTCATGTCCGTCTGTGCCAGAGTCTCTTTGAGGAGAGACTGGTGTAATAAGGGTATACGAGGTTCCTTAGGAAGAGGCTGGTTTAAAGCTCATGTTACCCTAGCCCCTTTCATTACATTAAAGGTGGACTCCTCCATATGACACAGATGCACAAAGTAAACcgcatagtgggtcaatttctgCAACTAAGCTCGTTGGAAGAGCGAGGCTAAACTCCATACCGCTGAGAACCCATGCACAGGTACTGTGTGAGTGAAGTTTTGCATCTCACTCATCTCAATATCTGTGGTGCTGCTTGTGGCAATGTCAATTTGCTCAGTCTACCCTTTTAATTACTATCAATCAGATCAGAAGCGCTAAGACCGCGTCCTACTCATTAACACAGGATATGCTGGGAAGTTGTCAAATCTATCCTATTCTGTTCTGACAAAGGGACTGGTATTCTCTCATGTCTCTATTTATACACTTTTTAAACACACACTTGCTGTAAATAGATGATTCCCAATGTGCATCTCTTTGAAATGTTTATCTGAATGCAAAAGTTTAAGTTACTTTCATATGGAAATTTAcaataaatgtattgttttttcAAAAATGGTCGTCCGTCTGTC
It includes:
- the LOC115131748 gene encoding palmitoyltransferase ZDHHC3-like isoform X1; this encodes MRKSQANRCRDIERQAGYLQPEHCAPPPTLPHSDTMWFIRDCCGIVCGVITWCLVFYAEFVVLFVVLLPAKNLLYSLINGALFSVLAFLALASHARAMCTDPGAVPKGNATKEFIESLQLKPGQVVYKCPKCCSIKPDRAHHCSVCKRCIKKMDHHCPWVNNCVGEKNQKFFVLFTMYIALISLHALVMVAFHFIFCFESDWTKCSTFSPPATVILLILLCFEGLLFLIFTSVMFGTQVHSICADETGPRAALIRNTEFIRLSFVLPGSVVGGRPLKHQEAREREGDSYPPQRNLGLPKDKLPQKGLWHNTGISI
- the LOC115131748 gene encoding palmitoyltransferase ZDHHC3-like isoform X2; translation: MRKSQANRCRDIERQAGYLQPEHCAPPPTLPHSDTMWFIRDCCGIVCGVITWCLVFYAEFVVLFVVLLPAKNLLYSLINGALFSVLAFLALASHARAMCTDPGAVPKGNATKEFIESLQLKPGQVVYKCPKCCSIKPDRAHHCSVCKRCIKKMDHHCPWVNNCVGEKNQKFFVLFTMYIALISLHALVMVAFHFIFCFESDWTKCSTFSPPATVILLILLCFEGLLFLIFTSVMFGTQVHSICADETGIEQLKKEERRWAKRTRWMNMRVVFGHPFSIAWLSPFATPDHGKADYYQYVV